The Vigna unguiculata cultivar IT97K-499-35 chromosome 11, ASM411807v1, whole genome shotgun sequence genomic sequence GTTTAGGTATCCGtgaatctataactatatataaaggagattctctctgtgtccacatttcataattctaactttaccctttataatttaattatttattaaatctttaaaaattaacagttatttttacaagtttttataaaattatttacttatctccttcttcttttttctcatactattcatcaacagttattttttttatattttctccatacatttcactttattttttataaatatacttttattttgtttattaacattacaatatcattaattattaatataattcaaaaaatgcgtacacacaatAGTCCTGATAGCGTCTGTGTTTACGCTAGTCTATATAATACAAGTACTAAATCTATTTATAAACATAACAtgtattaaaataactataactTCTATCGTGAAAAATAGATATACTCAAGTATCATTTATTTATCTATAGCGAATTTTATCTCCGAATTTCCGTTGGTACATGTATTTTGATTATTCCTACAATATACCATAAAATGGTTACTAACAAAGTTGATAATTCTAAAACACCTGATAATATCATAGTACaacaacataataataaattaataattgaataataaaattgttaataaactaaataataaattactgaatttaatatttcatttataattgtGATACAATCAAATAATAGTTTAAGAATAATTTCAATgtcatagattaaaaattataaacaatttaattgaatataaaaataataactaaccAATTCAATgagaaatttaaagttaaaaataactaacaaatttaaaaattaagttttatattgttaacacaaaatttaaaatctaaaaaatatggTGACCaagattaaatttgaaatttgaaattacaaaataccataaaaatgtaataacaaaatttagatttataattcaaaatatagtaataatgaaaaaaaattaaaaaaattataaattgacacataatattaaacacaacattaacatccatctaatgaaaataacaaattaaatatattttttaaaattaaagaactaaattggaaaaaaagaattataagtcttttttaaaaattaaaataaaattaaagaaacacATTAAGaattaaaccttttatttaaattaattatatcctAATGTTTATATAACagaaattataaatagaaactaactataaattattatttgatgaGACGTTGTACTCTAGAGCcatttttgtacaatttttatgTCTTAGATAACTAGTGATCCATGTCTCCCACATTTAGTGGTTGACGATAGCCACGAATCAAAGTATTCCAATTTTATTAACCCAGTGGAGGAAAAGATGGTTAACATTGAAGCTGTGcaataatataattctttatttatttattacattttaaacaCTCCTTCTTGGTTGCCACTGCATGAAGGAGACACTTATTAAACCATTTGGCAGATCGCGAAAATGTTCATTCACTTCATGGCTGGAGGGATTACAATAGCTGAAACAATAACATATATCATcaattttttccttattttcattcatttattgactattataaaaataaatatttagtaacatttttttcatcatttatttcttttatattcaatgtgatttttatattttctgaaaagactctatgatttttttttttggttatttCAGTTAATGTTGTTCAAAGACTAATAAActctattaataattttatatgtttgttgtctaatattaagaacaaaatgaaagaaatgataATAACACTGATTTAATATAAGTGACTgcctttttttcaaaaaaaaaaatatatggactatattaaattaaaaatagataggGTAAGGATATTgaatcattattataaatttaagaaataaaagtacTACTAAAAAAGGAcataagtttataaaaatatttggaaaatttgaaaaagacgatattttatattttttatagcttaatttgttaataaaaactGAGAACTAATAAGCAAGTAAATgaactataaaataaaacaataattgagAGGTTAATAAAGTGtaattttttgagaaagattTCATAGTTATTCATCTAAATGAATCTTAAGAGTAATACAAAAATggttatttaatttctaaaccATCCAACTTTTTTATGAAAGAGAAATATACATATTTACTATATTCtcacaaattttttaatatatattatgaaatgatTCGAAAAACCTTTATCTCTTTACTATCACATTATCAAAACTCAAAGAAATtgtaggttaaatatgtttgcgaacgaaattgacatttaaacaataatattgACATATTAGAAAGgctataatttgttatttttaaaatatttcaattaaatagtattaaagtttgagaatatcTGAATTTAGAGTCtttgttgagttttttttttgctatttctttattgtatttttataatatccTGATTGTTActaatttttcaatttgaacattttaaaatatatatattttaaaaagatatttaaagtactaatatgatatatttttaatctcaaCATAGGACATCATAcaaaaatgggttaaatatgtttttggtcccttaactctcagtgaattttgaaattagtcaattttgaaaatttagaccaatttagttcttcatcttttgaaatactgaaatatgtggatttagttattttaatcaaattttgttaagtttatttgacatttcaagcacgtttcataatagtatttgactcaacattaaagcaaaaatgtgtcaaacagtataaacaacttaaatacaatcctgaaatgcgtacaaaacatcaaataaatccaacaaaatttaattaaaatgactaaatccatatatttcaaaagatgaaggactaaatagATCCAAAGTTTCGagatgaactaatttcaaaattcactgaaaattaagggataaaaacatatttaactttaaaaaatcattataaaatatgGACTCGAGAATATcttatgttattttgtttatttataacatttataatatagaaaacacaaaaatcttCCGTTAgttgtttattatataaaacatcattttgctaaccataaataattttaagcaGAAAAGGAAACTGATGTTAATTAATTACCTCCACAACGCATTCCTGGGGGAAGACTCAAACCACAAGAGCGTCCAACGAACACAGCTTTTGGAATACTCACAAGGCTCGCAACTTCTTTGGTGATGAGTTTGCAAGCACACGGCACATTAAATTGTTTCAGCACTGCACAACACGCTGCTGAAGGTTTAATCTTTGGTCCTGTTTTCTGCACATACTGTTGGCACTGCGATATAAGATCTGTCACACTTCCTCCACATTGTGCTGAAACCTCTCTTGTGTTACACATCAAACATCCTGCGACCACTAACATTGTCAGTGTCAAATAGGTGCTGCCACTTcccatttttttctctctgaTTTGTACGAGAAATCCCACAATTCTGTCGCAACAATGCTTACAAAAATTGCCCCTATATGCAGTTCAATGAGTTGGTGAACATTTATATAGAAGTGGGAATACAAAGAAACACAACTTCGATTGTTTCGTTTTTTTTAAGAATGCCACTtccaaattcaaaacaatatcgTGAGGAACTACGCCAGTACTATAGAATTGAACGTGTCGTGAAATTACCCAAATGATTCTGGTTGCGCTCGTTTACAAGGAGAGAAAATAATCAATATGGGGATATAATTGTCTTTTTACTTTACAGTTGCAAACTCGGATAAATAGATAGTTGATACTGAGAGAAACATGGCATCGTTTCGTTAATACTAAGAGaaacaacaaatattattattattattaggtttttgtttgttgtagAGTGAATAGCAAGAAAAGCATTTGTTTGAAGTGAATGGGAAATCATGCAGCAGTTTATGCTTCAGGCGGCtgaaaggaaagaaaaggatagaaaaaaaaatgctaaaaaaatgttaaacctaactcaattacaaaattaatttataagattaaatttatattctattatattataaaattatattatcttaagTCGATATGACCTGAGACTTCCGATATTATTTGAGTAAATTTAAAAGGAATTTGTTACCACAATAATTGActtaaaatgtgttttataGAACTAAAATCGAATGTTACTAAGTTCACAAACTATAAAAACTTATTGAAATACCAagttatattgtattatttgtagggttaaatatatttttggtcctttaactttcaatgaaatttataattagtctattttcgaaattttaaacaaatttagtcttttatttttaaaaatgcgtgaatttagtcattttaaccaaattttgttaaattcattTGATGTTCCAAACGCATTTCGATattgtatttgagttttttatactgtttaaaacattttcgctttaatgttaagtcaactACTATTATCaaacgcgtttgaaacgtcaaataaatttaacaaaatttggttaaaataactaaatctaTGTATTTCGATAGATGAAAGACTAGattggttcaaaatttaaaaaaaaaattaattccaaattttactacaaattaagagatcaaaaacatatttaacccgtGTTTGTTTAACACTTAAGAGGTGAAATAAAGTCACTGGAGCAAGATCATAAACCTTATCGTTATGAAAGGGGTAATTGGAAAACAAAAGGGGTGTAGATAGAAAAGACCAAACTATAGCCTCCCAAAATTAATATGGTTGAAAGCAATCTTGGTCCCAACAATAAAGACAAGTTAATTTCTGTGGAATTAAGTTCGAAAATTCAATTTGTTCAGATACCAATGCAGATTTGACATTGATTGTTTCAACCACTTTACTCTCTCGGGAAGATATCAAGTTgtaggaaaacaaaaaataaaacaaacttaaatatAGTTTAGTATTTTGGTAATGGTGAAAATTTCATGTATGATGCGATAAACAAAATGGAGTATAAAAAAAATGCGAGGAAGGAagaaagtataatttaaatggaaaattaatacttttgtCTAAAAGTTATGAAGGTAATGTTGTAaagtagtttttattttttatttttctataatttgaaaaaaaaactctcaaagttattcttttattttcttaatttaatatatgatcaCGATAATGTGATATATATTTAACACACTCCAATGCAATATAGATGTGGTTGGTGATTTGTGCAAAATCAAGGAATAAGTGATTGAAAGTGTAGTTATTATtaaggtaaaattatatttaaaaacatagtATATAGATTGAGTTATCCATGATATAACAGCAAGATTTGAAGTTTACaatgataaatttaattataataaataaagatatatgTTAGTGGTAAGAATAcgattgaaatttttattaaacatgtgAACATGAAGAGTCGTTAATAAGCATTGTAAGAGTTTTGTGCGTGTATCACATGGTTGACCTTGAAatgtaggtttttttttttctttttatcaatttggtgaaattgatatatttctaaaaactaaaaattacaGAAATTACAAGTCATATTTGAAAGCATTTGTGAATGCAATGTATTGGGACAATTATTCTCGAAAAACTTTTTATTGGTAGATAATAGGCAATTTATCCAACAAAATAACAATTGTCAAAGCACAAAAATAATAGATGAACTTATAAAATGGAGTATAAGAGGATgttatattatcataataacagatagtgtaattttttaataaataaaatatatatttttaaaattattataattttttttatatttaaaataaattataaactaatttgtcattaaatttttaaataatcatgtaAATTATATCCTTAACAGATAATATATCAAGTGATTATCACATGGAAAATACATgtaagttgaaaaaaaatgtttcaagtCACTCAAATAAAATTTAGGTTTAAACCTTTAGACAATTTATGTTTgttctaaaatttcaattaagtccttaaattttaagttgtctcaattgaattatttaaaaataaaaaagtgtatcAAATAGgttcttttcattatttattgtgAATCAGTGTTTGATGTTGATGAGTTGTAATATTGTATGCAATATGTGTCATTTGGTTTGAAATTTCATTGTAGTTAACGTGTTTAATGAACTCTCTACCTGTTTTAAGAGATTCATGAGTTTTACTAAGATTTAAATGTGGAGGGTTTGAAAGAAGAGCTTATCTTCCCCGAAAGAAGATGTTGTCTTCCCCGTTCTTCATTGTTCAACTAAAGTATGTCTTAATCTATTTCTTATTCATCTTGAACATATGGGGGATGCAACCTATCATGTCTTCTCATGGTAGTGGAGTGAGGAGGTTGGGCGTAAAACCCAGTTGCTAATTGAGAGAGAATGTAGTATTGAGAACTACTAGAACCCCTAAGAATAAGTAAAACAATTTTGCAGTTGACCAAAGTTCAAGGTAAGATCTATGGAAGCATAAtgcacatattttttttcattcaagcAAAATTTTGAGTGAGATTTTGTTGTTTTCTCAAACAAATTGGGTGTGAAGAACTGGTTGACTGTAATTATTTCCAATGGTGTAGTGGACaaggaattgaagaaaaacatggaccaaaaatgaagaaatggaTGGATTTGTGGTGAGGACAAAATAAATGGGTGTTGAAAGGatgaaaattgagaaattaaagaagtgtatttttattttggaaaaatggTTTAATTTGTTAATAGAGATGATGTTTCTTGTGTGCGTAATTAATATAGTTGTAATATCAATATTGTTGAAAACCCCATACTGTATTGTAAAATGTTGAAGTATTTAATGTAATGTTTTTAACTAATGTGGCAGTGGTTGTTTAAACATTGTATTTGGAATTTGTTAAAGCTAAAAATAAATTCGTGTATATGAAGAAGCGATACATATTAGTCCACCGAGTGAAATTTCATTGCTCGCCTAAAGAAAATGGCAGTCTAACAATTTTACTTAATGATTACATCAAAATAAAGGTGCTTGGATAATTTGATGTAGACGTAAATTAACACCTCAAAATACATCCCCTCTTTACGCACAAAGGAAATACATGCTTAAATTAAATACACCAAACTAAGTTATCATAGAATAAATGTCATAACAAAACCCTTCCTAGCCTTAACTTTATGCCTGATGTTTGGTTTACCTCTTGAAAGGTGTTGAGGtggagatatatatatatatatatatatatatatatatatatatatgttgttgtAAGTTATGcccacaaaataattaaaaaattatggttcCTACCACCAAAACACCTTAATGGGGTCCATAACttctacaaaattaaaaaacaaaacaaatatatctatttgatacacatttttgaaaaatgataaaaaaacaattgaaatgtTTTTCACCCTCACAATTACCCTCCACCTGACCCTCCTATAATTGCTTCTCACCTTCACCATTACACTGAAATTCAACACCCTCTTGTGTATTGTTTAACCCAGGTTCACCATCACCTTGTAACTGACACTCCTTGAACTGATTCTCACCTTCACCACTTAACACcccttatatatattataacccATGTTGACCATCAACATCTAACTGAACCCCTTCAATCATGTCCATTATCTAATGTTTAGACATTTTATGTACCATATACAAATGCACTACACCGTTTAGCCTAACTATGTTAACTATATGCACAACACCCATGTCATCAATAAAAAGTTTCAACCTATCTTCCAACACTAACCATCCTCATAAAGAGTATCGTAGCTTTTTCACTTGAATGTGTCCCAATTCTTCTAGTTACCTACAATATCAAAATAACTCCACACATCTGGGTCACAAAACTACTGTGTTTTTTCCCATCAAAATACAATTTCCTATTATCATCACTTAGAAAGCTTCCACTATGGTGGACTACCACTTCAAAACGCtcacaacacacacacacacacacacacacatatttaCTGTTGTAAATTGTGCccacaaaataataaacaacttATGATTTCTATCATTGAAACACCTAAATAGGGTACCACAACTTCTACAAATTTCAAAACGAAACAGAAGATCACAACTTTACCTCttcaaaaacccaaaacaaAACCCACAACTTTAGTTCATTCATACCCAACAATAGAACATTCACATCCCAAAACAAAATTGCATAATCCAACTACGACAACAAATATCGAATGAAGTAAAATAACACACCAAAACCCACCCACAATGATGAAACTCACCTTCACTACTAACAACTCCTTTGGTTGCTCATTGGCGTACTCGCAATTCTGACAAAATCTCCTTCTCTGCTCCTTCGATCACCAAAAccctaaatttattttttacctatGCTTTAATTTTAACCTAATGCAGTCCAACTAGTACCATGCATTTTAACCTAACCTAATGCATTTTGTCTATACCACAATTAACATTACAAGTAAACAAATAACAACCACGTTTAATGACactgttattaattatttagacATCATTAACGATttgagtctttttttttttattttaaggacctaattgagattttTAAATAAGATAGAGACTgatttaaacctaaaatttaagaacaaataatttataatttaatctaagaacaaaatataatattttatctacGTCTTATTCtctatataaagaaatattttttataataaatatctatatataaagaaatattaatacaataaagTTATAAAGTATTATTGACAATAAACTTTTTGTACGAGCATTTCAATAAAAACAACTTTGTAAGATTATTATTGGCAAATGTAGAGTAAATTAACTAGACAATGTCTATTTTCCAATGGTCGAATCAACATTGATATATGCATTTATTCATGGATGTGTGTGGTAAGCACGTAGATTCTCTCCACgtagaaaaaacattaatatatttaatatttaagtgaACTCAATTTCAAGTTAAACAAAAAGTCACGTTTAAAAATACAACTGTTATATATGATGTCATCTTTAACGCATGACTTGTCTGAGTAGCTATTTTAAAACTTGTTGAGTCCGAGTTCAgcttaatataatattttatcttaattcaattaaatagtttaattttgttggatttattatttttaaatctattacttatttgtttttgtttaattttatttcagaaAAACACTCAACCACTTCTTACCTCTTAAAAAGACAACCAtgtaatttttaagtttaatttttcagTTTATAAGAATGCAACATTTTGACCcttaattgagattttttgtattataaattgatatctgaTTACGATTTGTATTAttatacatcaaataaattataaatggcTAACTTTTATCTATTGTTAATGGGAGGAAAGAGTGGTTCAACTATATGAgacttttattaaaagaaattattagacagatattatttttattttatatatttatttatttgaaatgtatgaatttattaGCAATTCTAATTGGGTGCAATAAATAAgccaatattttaaaaaaaatgcttttagCAGTTGGTGTATGACCGATGTAGTTTGTGTAGTTTGTCAGAGAATAtgttttatatcattttcataaaattcGAAAATgaaatagtttataatttaatctaaaaataaaacaattttttaacaatgatttaataaaaaaattaagaaaaaaaatcagagaATTTAGTAATTTGTATGATGAGACCATCTCCCTAAGAAcacaattttattcattttgaaatgcaagttattacaattttaatacaaaatcaCACAGGATATTCATAAACCGTATTCACCCATTTCATTTTTGACATTACACTTTGCATTGCATGCATGCAAGCCTATTAATATTGGgaatcttttactttttttcaatttttactacTATTTGATTCATAACCATGTAGTAAACAAAtcaaaaaaatggttaaatattttaggtaatttttacattttatagtaaataatccaccattttaaatttcatagtTTTATGAAGAccaaaatagttaaatatgttaaaagctaaaaaaaatagtaaaaacagagttgcagaaaaaaaaattccaccAATGGATAGTCAAACACCAACTAGGAACTGTCCTGAACAATATATTCATACTCTGAacaatacttttataatttgtcttttatttataaaataaaaaaaatggaaacagtttaaattgttatgaaaaaaaaaaagtgtttgaaAATGGGAAgaatttgttgttattgtttgatttctcttctctctctctgtcCAGTTAGCAGTAGTTAGTTTGACCCACTTCAACATTTTCAACATTAGAGAGGGAGAGAAGGAGGGACTAGTTTGCCTTTCTTTTCCTCTCAACTTCCACACCCTTTCTGTTTCTCTCTCTTCCCTGcactttcttcttctcttcaatttcaaTTCCCAAACACTTCGAATCT encodes the following:
- the LOC114168937 gene encoding uncharacterized protein LOC114168937, with amino-acid sequence MGSGSTYLTLTMLVVAGCLMCNTREVSAQCGGSVTDLISQCQQYVQKTGPKIKPSAACCAVLKQFNVPCACKLITKEVASLVSIPKAVFVGRSCGLSLPPGMRCGAIVIPPAMK